Proteins encoded together in one Chryseobacterium sp. G0201 window:
- the dacB gene encoding D-alanyl-D-alanine carboxypeptidase/D-alanyl-D-alanine-endopeptidase, with protein sequence MKKTFAVLILSTQIFFAQNIAQKLDKATKDLMDSSGAVATSLSFYVSDEGGNFIYEYQGNKGLSTASTQKIFTAGAALEILGKNYTYKTTSSYSGIISDGNLNGNLFISSNGDPTLGSWRYDAYKPENFKKKFIEAVKKSGITNISGDLVIDDSYFDHQTIPGGWPWDDLGNYYGAGVWGVNWRENQFDININGTDFKNFSYPLEGLKWLNDLKTGGSSDQSLIFTAPHSNTALINGTLPAGKTVTVSGSTPNPPLQLGVEVKDWLKESGVELSGKVVTNSQLELDGKQSLETPKKNVIFTYESPTLDKIVYWFLRKSINMYGETFIKTLGKEKKGDPSFKSGVAYLKEFWKSKGINANMINFADGSGLSPQNYVSAKAEVQALLYAKKQAWFEVYYDGFPTQDNGMKMKSGTMSDTKSFAGYHTAKDGKKYVFSIIINNYQGSGSTELQKILNVLK encoded by the coding sequence ATGAAAAAAACATTTGCCGTTCTTATCCTATCAACGCAGATATTTTTTGCTCAAAATATTGCTCAAAAACTGGATAAAGCAACCAAAGATCTAATGGATTCTTCGGGGGCTGTTGCAACCAGTTTATCTTTTTATGTATCGGATGAAGGTGGAAATTTTATTTACGAATATCAAGGAAATAAAGGACTTTCAACGGCTTCTACACAGAAAATATTCACGGCAGGAGCAGCTTTGGAAATTTTAGGCAAAAATTATACGTATAAAACCACTTCAAGCTATTCCGGCATTATTTCGGACGGAAATTTGAATGGGAATCTTTTCATTTCATCAAATGGAGATCCTACCTTGGGAAGTTGGCGTTACGATGCCTACAAACCTGAAAATTTTAAAAAGAAATTCATTGAAGCCGTTAAAAAATCAGGAATTACAAATATTTCGGGAGATTTAGTGATTGATGATTCTTATTTTGACCATCAGACAATTCCCGGAGGTTGGCCTTGGGATGATCTTGGAAACTATTATGGAGCCGGGGTTTGGGGTGTAAATTGGCGGGAAAATCAGTTTGATATTAATATTAACGGAACAGATTTTAAAAATTTTTCTTATCCTTTAGAAGGTTTAAAATGGCTGAATGATCTAAAAACCGGCGGAAGTTCAGATCAAAGTCTGATATTTACAGCTCCTCATTCTAATACTGCTTTGATTAACGGAACTTTACCCGCAGGAAAAACAGTTACTGTTTCTGGCTCAACACCAAATCCACCATTGCAGTTAGGTGTTGAAGTAAAAGATTGGTTGAAGGAATCCGGAGTTGAACTTTCAGGAAAAGTAGTTACCAATTCCCAACTCGAATTGGATGGAAAACAGTCATTAGAAACTCCCAAAAAGAATGTCATTTTTACTTATGAATCTCCGACGTTAGATAAGATCGTCTATTGGTTTTTAAGAAAAAGCATCAATATGTACGGTGAAACTTTCATTAAAACTTTAGGAAAGGAGAAAAAAGGTGATCCAAGTTTCAAAAGTGGAGTAGCTTATCTTAAAGAATTTTGGAAATCAAAAGGAATTAATGCCAATATGATCAATTTTGCCGACGGAAGCGGACTTTCGCCGCAAAATTATGTTTCAGCAAAAGCAGAAGTTCAGGCTTTGCTGTATGCTAAAAAACAAGCTTGGTTTGAAGTTTATTATGATGGTTTTCCAACACAGGATAACGGCATGAAAATGAAAAGTGGTACCATGAGTGATACAAAATCTTTTGCAGGATATCATACAGCGAAAGACGGCAAGAAATACGTGTTCTCTATTATTATCAATAATTATCAAGGAAGTGGAAGTACAGAATTACAGAAAATTCTGAATGTTTTAAAATAA
- the pepE gene encoding dipeptidase PepE encodes MNILLASTSTIFGGEYLEYLTEELIQLYKGIDEIIFVPFARPGGISHDDYSAKARSFFETINIKVKGLHEFEDKIEALNNAKGFFTGGGNTFLLVKTLHEEGLMKVLKSNVENGKAYLGCSAGSNIGGQNMKTTNDMPIVYPPSFDCMGLVPFNLNPHYLDPNPELKHNGETRETRIKEFLTQNDLKVVGLREGNWIRRIGNKISVEGSELTRIFEKGKEPYEIESGSEL; translated from the coding sequence ATGAATATCTTATTAGCTTCAACTTCAACAATATTTGGTGGAGAATATTTAGAATATTTAACAGAAGAATTAATCCAATTATATAAAGGAATTGATGAGATCATCTTCGTTCCCTTCGCAAGACCGGGTGGGATCTCTCATGACGACTACTCAGCGAAAGCCCGTTCTTTTTTCGAAACAATAAATATTAAAGTAAAAGGTCTACACGAATTTGAAGATAAAATTGAAGCGTTAAACAACGCGAAAGGCTTCTTTACAGGCGGTGGAAATACATTTTTATTGGTTAAAACTTTACACGAAGAAGGTTTAATGAAAGTTTTAAAATCAAACGTAGAAAATGGAAAAGCTTATTTAGGATGTAGCGCCGGAAGTAATATTGGCGGGCAAAATATGAAAACCACGAACGATATGCCGATTGTTTATCCTCCAAGTTTTGACTGTATGGGATTGGTTCCTTTTAATTTAAATCCACATTATTTAGATCCAAATCCGGAATTGAAGCATAACGGGGAAACCAGAGAAACCAGAATCAAAGAATTTTTAACGCAAAATGACCTTAAAGTTGTCGGACTTCGTGAAGGAAACTGGATCAGAAGAATTGGCAATAAAATTTCTGTTGAAGGAAGCGAACTGACAAGGATTTTTGAAAAAGGAAAGGAACCTTACGAAATAGAATCCGGTTCAGAATTGTAA
- a CDS encoding tetratricopeptide repeat protein codes for MKMTKMNIKNLFLGLILVGTAGFMNAQTTQTDTATTTATATTQAGNPTIDGLKKQIETNPKDTDALAKLATAYQEASDWTNAVDTWKKISALLPDWAPSYYSQAYAYQAAKDDANAKLSYEKYIATVKPEEVEQNKKNLAYAYFYIAFAEQQSDPAKAKEHIAKSIQYDPTNQDAVKLSKALNS; via the coding sequence ATGAAAATGACTAAAATGAATATCAAAAATCTGTTTTTAGGTTTGATACTTGTAGGAACTGCTGGTTTTATGAATGCACAAACTACTCAAACTGATACCGCAACTACTACAGCAACTGCAACAACTCAAGCAGGGAATCCAACTATAGACGGTCTTAAAAAGCAAATTGAGACTAATCCGAAGGATACAGATGCATTAGCAAAATTAGCTACAGCATATCAGGAAGCATCAGACTGGACAAATGCAGTTGATACATGGAAAAAGATTTCTGCTTTGTTACCGGATTGGGCTCCGTCTTATTACAGCCAAGCATACGCCTATCAAGCTGCTAAAGATGATGCAAACGCAAAACTTTCTTATGAAAAATATATTGCTACCGTAAAACCTGAAGAAGTAGAACAAAATAAGAAAAACCTGGCTTATGCCTATTTTTATATTGCCTTTGCAGAACAACAAAGTGATCCTGCCAAAGCAAAAGAACATATTGCAAAATCTATACAGTATGACCCTACCAATCAGGATGCTGTAAAATTAAGCAAAGCTTTAAATTCATAG
- a CDS encoding YdeI/OmpD-associated family protein, with protein MKNHFTAQLEIIGINPFIFIPQEILNEIFKTSGRNKSPIPVKGTVNGKEFKQNLMKYLGEWRLYINLTMLKDSPKRIGETIEVFVEFDSSDRTISIHPQLDKAIRKNPVTLQNFENLIPSRRLELIRYINNLKTEASIQRNIEKIIKHLKGETDFFGKRIN; from the coding sequence ATGAAAAACCATTTCACAGCCCAACTCGAAATCATCGGCATCAATCCTTTTATTTTCATTCCTCAGGAAATTTTAAATGAAATCTTTAAAACTTCAGGAAGAAATAAAAGCCCGATTCCTGTAAAAGGAACTGTAAATGGTAAAGAATTTAAGCAAAACCTAATGAAATATTTAGGAGAATGGCGGTTGTATATTAATTTAACTATGTTGAAAGATTCTCCCAAAAGAATAGGAGAGACGATCGAAGTTTTCGTTGAGTTTGATAGCTCAGACAGAACAATTTCCATTCATCCTCAATTAGATAAAGCAATCAGAAAAAACCCTGTCACTTTACAGAATTTTGAAAATTTAATTCCTTCAAGAAGATTAGAATTGATCCGTTATATCAACAATTTGAAAACAGAAGCCAGTATTCAAAGAAATATTGAGAAGATAATTAAACATCTAAAAGGAGAAACTGACTTTTTTGGTAAGAGAATTAATTAA
- the fsa gene encoding fructose-6-phosphate aldolase, translating into MKFFIDTANLEQIKEAKDLGILDGVTTNPSLMAKEGIQGAEAIKNHYKAICEIVDGDISAEVLSTTYEEMIKEGDELAAIHPNIVVKIPMIKDGIKALKYFSDKGIKTNCTLIFSAGQALLAAKAGATYVSPFLGRLDDISTDGLNLIQEIRLIFDNYMYDTEILAASIRHQMHIIDCAKIGADVITSPLPPILSLLRHPLTDSGLAQFIADSQKLA; encoded by the coding sequence ATGAAATTTTTTATTGACACTGCCAATTTAGAGCAAATTAAAGAAGCTAAAGATCTTGGAATTTTAGATGGTGTAACAACTAACCCGTCGTTGATGGCTAAAGAAGGAATTCAGGGAGCTGAAGCTATCAAAAATCATTATAAAGCAATTTGCGAAATCGTAGACGGCGATATTTCTGCTGAAGTTCTTTCGACAACTTACGAAGAAATGATCAAAGAAGGTGATGAATTGGCTGCAATCCACCCGAATATCGTTGTGAAAATTCCAATGATTAAAGACGGTATCAAAGCTTTAAAATATTTTTCTGATAAAGGAATCAAAACTAACTGTACATTGATTTTCTCTGCAGGACAAGCTCTTTTAGCAGCAAAAGCCGGTGCAACTTATGTTTCTCCTTTCTTGGGAAGACTTGATGATATTTCTACTGATGGATTAAACTTAATTCAGGAAATCAGATTAATTTTTGATAACTATATGTATGACACTGAAATTCTAGCAGCTTCTATCCGTCACCAAATGCACATTATTGACTGTGCTAAAATCGGTGCTGATGTTATTACTTCTCCACTTCCTCCGATCTTGAGTTTGTTGAGACATCCATTGACAGACAGCGGATTGGCTCAGTTTATTGCAGATTCTCAGAAATTAGCTTAA
- a CDS encoding GLPGLI family protein — translation MKKNILFFLLVSICANAQINRFYYDYKYISDSTNKAEVKSDIMLLDIDKNGSKYYSREKFVSDSTSKADLAKQLKGGLGGSINIKKNIKPGTIFATVTKAYPDYKVSLSDKIGQTIYKVAEDQKPEWKILPEKQKIGEYNTQKATTTFGGRQWVAWFSSDIPFQDGPYKFYGLPGLIVKLEDKTGSHIMTLIGNKKTEASTEEELQLPGVTMIGLGGKDIEVTKKQFKKAWKDYQTDPTKDMKQSMSTLPAGAVVKMRNQDGKDIDMNEMYRNIEKRAKEEILKNNNKIEPDLYK, via the coding sequence ATGAAAAAAAATATTTTATTCTTTTTGCTTGTAAGCATATGTGCCAATGCACAGATCAACAGATTTTATTATGATTATAAATATATTTCAGATTCCACCAATAAAGCGGAAGTGAAAAGTGACATAATGCTTTTGGATATTGATAAAAATGGTTCAAAATATTACAGTCGTGAAAAGTTTGTATCTGATTCTACTTCAAAAGCTGATCTTGCAAAACAGTTGAAAGGCGGATTAGGCGGAAGCATTAACATAAAGAAAAATATAAAACCGGGAACGATTTTCGCAACCGTTACAAAAGCTTATCCTGATTATAAAGTATCTCTTTCAGATAAAATTGGACAAACAATCTATAAAGTTGCGGAAGACCAAAAACCTGAATGGAAAATTCTTCCAGAAAAACAAAAAATAGGAGAATATAATACTCAAAAAGCAACAACAACTTTTGGTGGAAGACAATGGGTTGCATGGTTTAGCTCAGATATTCCTTTTCAGGATGGACCGTATAAATTTTACGGATTGCCAGGTCTGATCGTGAAATTGGAAGATAAAACAGGTTCGCATATAATGACTTTAATTGGTAATAAAAAAACAGAGGCAAGTACTGAAGAGGAACTTCAATTACCGGGTGTTACAATGATTGGTTTGGGCGGTAAAGATATTGAGGTAACTAAAAAGCAATTTAAAAAAGCTTGGAAAGATTATCAAACAGATCCTACAAAAGATATGAAGCAGTCAATGAGTACTCTTCCCGCGGGTGCTGTGGTAAAAATGAGGAATCAGGACGGAAAAGATATCGATATGAATGAGATGTACAGAAATATTGAAAAAAGGGCAAAAGAAGAAATACTGAAAAATAATAACAAAATAGAACCAGATTTATACAAATAA
- a CDS encoding M56 family metallopeptidase, producing the protein MEAILLYFGKVILSSGVMFLYYQLSLKDKTFHHYNRFYLLSAILISLLLPLIKVDDFTIEVNNDVYSLLDKLQNFNTTKNIDNDHTYFRIIFSALGLVSLYFLGRFIYGIFRIHQLKSQFQKESFDGINFYHTNLTEAPFSYFKNLFWKNTIILNSDIGKQILKHEMVHIEQKHSFDKIFIEVITSVFWFNPFFHIIKKEISLIHEYLADKKAVKQSDTKAFAQMLLASHFSGTQLPATSPFLSSNLKKRLKMLQKPQTKFGYARRIFALPVLFSVAFAYMVNAKNKEIKETNIAIEEAVSQIKKDTIRPEKTKDIVIAPKVYKKSEDEKKIADLSKKIQEKSKALKELKPESKEFQKHVDELGELSSEIGKIASSDNFQKTILAYRMDGSEMKNINDFFKSDEWKSKVKELKSMNIEMPEMPEMNFDFPDVPPFPKAPNAPDAPNAPRSPNTSKVRVYKFNDRQDMKWSPEAEMRIAERTKESASTAKKRAELDRKRAKLEEKRAKLEGERAKLDVERRVLEGNNRRVYIQSNNFRNIPQDKMLRINAQTMRMNKSQNGSLTITTNGSGSLVGDTGEMKIFIDGKPSTKQDMEALKPNEISSMNIMKNSNNGKTEVSIQIQTKK; encoded by the coding sequence ATGGAAGCCATACTTCTATACTTTGGAAAAGTAATTTTATCTTCTGGTGTAATGTTTTTGTATTACCAGTTGTCTTTAAAAGACAAGACGTTTCATCATTACAACAGATTTTATTTGCTGTCTGCGATATTGATCTCACTGTTATTGCCTTTGATCAAGGTGGATGATTTTACGATAGAGGTGAATAATGATGTATACAGCTTGCTAGATAAGCTACAGAATTTTAATACAACCAAAAACATAGACAATGACCACACTTATTTTAGAATTATTTTTTCAGCTTTGGGATTGGTTTCTCTCTATTTTTTAGGAAGATTCATTTACGGAATCTTCAGAATCCATCAGCTTAAAAGCCAATTTCAAAAAGAAAGTTTTGATGGTATCAATTTTTATCATACAAACTTGACCGAAGCTCCGTTTTCGTACTTTAAAAACCTGTTCTGGAAGAATACAATTATATTGAATTCAGACATTGGGAAACAGATTTTAAAGCATGAAATGGTGCATATTGAGCAGAAACACTCATTCGATAAAATTTTTATTGAAGTGATTACTTCCGTTTTCTGGTTCAATCCTTTTTTTCATATCATTAAAAAAGAAATAAGTTTAATCCACGAGTATCTGGCCGATAAAAAGGCCGTAAAACAATCGGACACAAAAGCATTTGCGCAGATGCTTTTAGCAAGTCACTTTTCCGGAACACAGTTACCTGCAACCAGTCCGTTTCTAAGTTCAAATCTAAAAAAACGACTCAAAATGTTACAAAAACCTCAAACCAAATTCGGATATGCGCGAAGAATTTTTGCATTACCGGTTCTATTTTCAGTGGCTTTTGCCTATATGGTAAACGCTAAAAATAAAGAAATTAAAGAAACAAATATTGCCATTGAGGAAGCTGTTTCTCAAATCAAAAAAGACACGATAAGACCAGAAAAAACTAAAGATATAGTTATTGCTCCAAAAGTTTATAAAAAATCTGAGGACGAGAAAAAAATCGCTGATCTAAGTAAAAAAATACAGGAAAAAAGTAAAGCTTTAAAAGAATTAAAGCCAGAAAGCAAAGAATTTCAAAAACATGTTGATGAATTGGGAGAGCTTTCTTCTGAAATTGGCAAAATTGCAAGTTCTGATAATTTTCAGAAAACAATATTGGCCTACAGAATGGATGGTTCTGAAATGAAAAATATCAATGATTTTTTCAAATCAGATGAATGGAAGAGCAAAGTAAAAGAGCTTAAAAGCATGAATATTGAAATGCCAGAAATGCCAGAAATGAATTTTGATTTTCCTGATGTTCCGCCATTTCCAAAAGCTCCGAATGCTCCGGATGCACCAAACGCTCCACGTTCGCCGAATACTTCAAAAGTAAGGGTTTATAAATTTAATGATCGACAAGACATGAAATGGAGCCCTGAAGCTGAAATGAGAATAGCCGAAAGAACCAAAGAATCTGCATCAACAGCCAAAAAAAGAGCTGAACTCGACCGAAAAAGAGCAAAACTTGAAGAAAAAAGAGCGAAATTAGAAGGTGAGAGAGCAAAACTTGATGTAGAGAGAAGAGTCTTGGAAGGAAATAACAGAAGAGTTTACATCCAAAGTAATAACTTTAGAAATATTCCGCAAGATAAAATGTTGAGAATCAATGCTCAGACTATGAGGATGAATAAAAGCCAGAATGGTAGTTTGACAATAACAACTAATGGATCAGGAAGTTTAGTTGGTGATACTGGAGAAATGAAAATTTTTATTGATGGAAAACCTTCTACAAAACAAGATATGGAAGCTTTAAAACCAAATGAAATTTCTTCAATGAATATCATGAAAAACTCAAATAACGGGAAAACAGAAGTCAGCATACAAATTCAGACCAAAAAATAA
- a CDS encoding BlaI/MecI/CopY family transcriptional regulator — MIIQTLTKAEEQVMQYLWKLEKGFLKDVLDLFPEPKPHTNTVSTILKVLKDKEFVDYNVYGRQHEYFPLISKEQYSGKTMKSLVKNYFKGSYKSAVSFLVEKNEMTVEDLEMLLSELKKKD; from the coding sequence ATGATAATTCAAACTTTAACAAAAGCAGAAGAACAGGTGATGCAGTATTTATGGAAACTCGAAAAAGGATTCTTAAAAGATGTCCTTGATCTTTTTCCGGAACCCAAACCGCATACCAATACTGTCTCAACTATTTTAAAAGTATTGAAAGACAAAGAGTTCGTAGACTACAATGTTTACGGAAGACAACATGAGTATTTCCCTTTGATCTCTAAAGAACAGTATTCAGGGAAAACCATGAAGAGCCTTGTGAAAAACTATTTTAAAGGTTCTTATAAAAGTGCCGTTTCATTTCTTGTTGAAAAAAATGAGATGACCGTTGAAGATCTTGAAATGTTATTAAGCGAACTCAAAAAGAAAGATTAG
- a CDS encoding DUF2945 domain-containing protein — MFKKGDSVKWKFRYGETNGIITKIHTKDFIFMNKQRRASETEPQYEVMSEKTGKSAVHKASALKKI, encoded by the coding sequence ATGTTCAAAAAAGGAGACTCTGTAAAATGGAAATTCCGCTATGGCGAAACAAACGGAATTATCACTAAAATCCATACTAAAGACTTCATTTTCATGAATAAACAGCGCCGTGCATCTGAAACAGAGCCTCAATATGAAGTAATGAGTGAAAAAACCGGAAAATCTGCCGTCCATAAAGCCTCAGCACTTAAAAAAATATAA
- a CDS encoding L-threonylcarbamoyladenylate synthase, with translation MAKILRIYPENPQENLINEVIKCLNNGGLIIYPSDTIYALGCNIFDIKAMEKLAQIKKMKLEKAQFSIICNDLSHLSDFTRPIDTSVFRFLKSHLPGPFTFILDANKSVPLAYKGHKTIGIRVPDHPIPQLIVEKLGHPIASTSIKDDDEIIEYSTDPELIAEKYDHLVDIVIDSGYGDNVASTIVDLTSGEPELIRQGKGII, from the coding sequence ATGGCAAAAATACTAAGAATTTACCCGGAAAACCCTCAGGAAAATCTTATTAATGAGGTAATTAAATGTTTAAATAATGGCGGATTAATCATTTACCCGTCCGATACTATTTATGCGTTAGGTTGTAATATTTTTGATATAAAAGCCATGGAAAAACTGGCTCAGATCAAAAAAATGAAGCTTGAGAAGGCTCAATTCTCTATTATTTGTAATGATCTAAGCCATCTATCGGATTTTACGAGACCTATTGACACTTCGGTTTTCAGGTTTTTAAAAAGTCATCTTCCGGGGCCGTTTACATTTATCTTAGATGCCAATAAAAGTGTGCCATTAGCTTATAAAGGTCACAAAACGATCGGTATTCGTGTACCGGATCATCCGATTCCACAGCTTATTGTTGAAAAATTAGGACATCCGATCGCTTCAACTTCCATCAAAGATGATGACGAGATCATTGAATATTCTACAGATCCGGAATTAATTGCCGAAAAATATGATCATTTGGTTGATATTGTTATCGATTCAGGGTATGGCGATAATGTAGCTTCAACAATTGTAGACCTTACATCCGGAGAACCTGAACTGATCAGACAAGGAAAAGGAATTATTTAA
- a CDS encoding CPBP family intramembrane glutamic endopeptidase: protein MSLNGKYSLGILLTFTLLALVMLYAVPFINLIIDAKGITATNFFYSRITLWFVLIIILLYSIFIEKNSFLIWKDKTFSTGFYLAAIFSLYFICTMGGGLLNGLISIITHEKISDKLIKLQSIFKNNYFLIIFTCLTAGVVEEFLMRGYIQPRIEKIYNSPFLGVAISAILFGILHSTYGTIGQVVGTLFIGIVFAVFYKLYSNIKIVIICHFMFDFVSLMIMNFIDSKHLSAF, encoded by the coding sequence ATGAGTCTTAACGGAAAATATTCTTTAGGAATTCTGCTCACTTTTACGCTTCTTGCGTTGGTGATGTTGTATGCTGTGCCATTCATCAATTTAATTATTGATGCAAAAGGTATTACTGCAACCAATTTTTTCTACAGCAGAATTACTCTTTGGTTTGTTTTAATAATTATCCTTCTTTACAGTATTTTTATTGAAAAAAATTCCTTCTTAATTTGGAAAGACAAAACATTTTCAACTGGATTTTATCTGGCAGCAATATTCTCCCTATACTTTATTTGTACAATGGGAGGTGGCCTTTTAAATGGACTGATCTCAATTATAACCCATGAAAAAATAAGTGATAAACTCATTAAGCTGCAATCGATTTTTAAAAACAATTATTTTTTAATTATTTTTACCTGCTTAACGGCGGGCGTTGTAGAAGAATTTTTGATGAGAGGTTATATTCAGCCGAGAATTGAAAAAATATATAACAGTCCGTTTTTAGGAGTTGCCATTTCCGCAATTTTATTTGGAATACTACACAGCACATACGGAACAATTGGTCAGGTTGTAGGAACTCTTTTTATTGGGATCGTTTTTGCTGTATTTTATAAATTATATTCGAATATTAAAATCGTTATCATCTGCCATTTTATGTTTGACTTTGTGTCTCTGATGATCATGAATTTTATTGATAGTAAACATTTATCTGCTTTTTAA